Proteins encoded within one genomic window of Streptomyces sp. NBC_01314:
- a CDS encoding ATP-dependent helicase, with protein sequence MSARISDPEQLKELLGIPFTPEQTACIIAPPAPQVIVAGAGSGKTTVMAARVVWLVGTGQVAPEQVLGLTFTNKAAGELAERVRKALVRAGITDPDLIDPDNPPGEPVISTYHAFAGRLLTDHGLRIGLEPTSRLLADATRYQLAARVLRESPGPYPTLTRSFPDLVSDLLTLDSELAEHLVRPEDLRAYDAGLLRELEGAKLTNADLRKVPEAAAARRELTELVGRYRAAKRERDLLDFGDQIALSADLAQLPEVGHILRDEFRVVLLDEYQDTSVAQRVLLAGLFGGGSGHPVTAVGDPCQAIYGWRGASVANLDDFPEHFAHPDGRRATRQALSENRRSGGRLLDLANGLAEPLRAMHAGVEALRPAPGAERDGVVRCALLNTHAEELDWIADSIAHLVRTGKEPGEIAVLCRTATDFAEIQGALVARDIPVEVVGLSGLLHLPEVADLVAVCEVLQDPGANASLVRLLTGPRWRIGPRDLALLGRRARLLVSHARVDGDDDPDRRLAAAVEGVDPSEVISLADALDTFLELPLEAESEDDALPFSPDARVRFARLAAELRDLRRSLADPLMDVLHRVLAVTGLEVELSASPHALAARRRETLSNFLDTAASFAANSPGEASLLAFLGFLRTAAQYEKGLDNALPGGENTVKVLTAHRSKGLEWDVVVVPGLVTGTFPSTQGREKWTAQSKVLPHELRGDADTLPDIEAWDSRGLKAFQEAMKDHQHTEELRLGYVTFTRPRSLLLGSGHWWGPSQKRPRGPSDFLKALHDHCVAGHGEIEAWADEPEEDAENPALHATAADHHWPLPLDSTALLRRRAAAETVLAHLERAASHEATHPGAAHDPDPHSSDHPDWPPPPDEEEARYEDDAFPDAVPHEEDGLPADVSEGLHDEDTGDWDSWSSDRPPRAAPARAEHPAPPERAPAVPPARRHPAASGLSPEEARTVASWDRDLDALTGELMRARAKVTDVPLPASLTASQLMRLAADPDGFAQELARPMPRPPQPAARRGTRFHAWVEARFEELRLPMLEPEELPGSEAEIADELDLEALKEAFERTPYARRTPHRVEEPFQLGIAGRVVRGRIDAVYRESDGDGTTTYEIVDWKTSRTRTADPLQLAIYRLAWAERQGVPLESVGAAFLYVRTGDVVRPEGLPDRAALERLLLEEPGVDGRSDPDTEGQ encoded by the coding sequence ATGTCCGCCCGTATCAGCGATCCCGAGCAGCTCAAGGAGCTCCTCGGCATCCCGTTCACCCCGGAGCAGACGGCCTGCATCATCGCGCCGCCCGCCCCGCAGGTGATCGTGGCCGGAGCCGGGTCGGGCAAGACCACGGTGATGGCCGCGCGCGTGGTGTGGCTGGTCGGCACCGGACAGGTCGCCCCTGAACAGGTGCTCGGCCTGACGTTCACCAACAAGGCGGCGGGCGAACTCGCCGAGCGTGTACGCAAGGCTCTGGTCAGGGCGGGCATCACCGACCCGGACCTGATCGACCCGGACAACCCGCCGGGCGAACCGGTCATCTCCACGTACCACGCCTTCGCGGGCCGCCTCCTGACCGACCACGGCCTGCGCATCGGCCTGGAACCCACCTCCCGGCTCCTCGCCGACGCCACCCGCTACCAGCTCGCCGCACGGGTGCTCCGGGAGTCCCCGGGGCCGTACCCGACGCTGACCCGCTCCTTCCCGGACCTGGTCAGCGACCTGTTGACCCTCGACTCCGAACTCGCCGAGCACCTCGTACGGCCAGAGGACCTGCGCGCGTACGACGCGGGACTACTGCGCGAACTGGAGGGTGCCAAGCTCACCAACGCGGACCTCCGCAAGGTCCCCGAGGCCGCCGCCGCCCGCCGTGAACTCACCGAGCTGGTGGGCCGCTATCGCGCGGCCAAGCGCGAGCGGGACCTCCTCGACTTCGGCGACCAGATCGCCCTGTCCGCCGACCTCGCCCAGCTCCCCGAGGTGGGGCACATCCTGCGGGACGAGTTCCGCGTCGTCCTGCTCGACGAGTACCAGGACACCTCGGTGGCCCAACGCGTCCTGTTGGCCGGCCTGTTCGGCGGCGGCAGCGGCCACCCCGTGACCGCGGTCGGCGACCCCTGCCAGGCCATCTACGGCTGGCGCGGCGCCTCCGTCGCCAACCTCGACGACTTCCCCGAGCACTTCGCCCACCCCGACGGCCGCCGCGCGACCCGCCAGGCGCTCAGTGAGAACCGCCGCAGCGGCGGCCGCCTCCTCGACCTCGCCAACGGCCTCGCGGAACCCCTGCGGGCCATGCACGCGGGCGTGGAGGCTCTCAGGCCCGCCCCCGGCGCCGAACGCGACGGCGTGGTCCGCTGCGCTCTGCTGAACACCCACGCCGAGGAACTCGACTGGATCGCCGACTCGATCGCCCACCTCGTGCGCACCGGCAAGGAACCCGGCGAGATCGCGGTCCTGTGCCGTACGGCCACCGACTTCGCCGAGATCCAGGGCGCGCTCGTCGCCCGAGACATCCCGGTCGAGGTCGTCGGCCTCTCCGGACTGCTCCACCTTCCCGAGGTCGCCGACCTAGTCGCCGTCTGCGAGGTCCTCCAGGATCCCGGCGCCAACGCCTCCCTCGTCCGTCTCCTCACCGGCCCGCGCTGGCGGATCGGCCCGCGCGACCTGGCCCTCCTCGGGCGCCGGGCCAGGCTGCTCGTGTCCCACGCGCGCGTGGACGGCGACGACGACCCGGACCGCCGGCTCGCCGCGGCCGTCGAGGGAGTCGATCCGTCCGAAGTGATCTCGCTGGCGGACGCCCTGGACACGTTCCTGGAGCTTCCCCTCGAAGCCGAGAGCGAGGACGACGCGCTGCCGTTCTCCCCGGACGCGCGCGTACGGTTCGCCCGGCTCGCCGCCGAACTGCGCGACCTGCGCCGCTCGCTCGCCGACCCGCTCATGGACGTCCTCCACCGGGTGCTCGCCGTCACGGGCCTGGAGGTGGAACTCTCCGCGTCCCCGCACGCGCTCGCCGCCCGCCGACGCGAAACCTTGTCGAACTTCCTGGACACCGCCGCCTCCTTCGCCGCCAACAGCCCCGGCGAGGCCAGCCTGCTGGCCTTTCTCGGCTTCCTGCGCACGGCCGCCCAGTACGAGAAGGGCCTCGACAACGCCCTGCCGGGCGGTGAGAACACCGTCAAGGTCCTCACTGCCCACAGGTCCAAGGGTCTGGAGTGGGACGTCGTCGTCGTCCCAGGCCTGGTCACCGGCACCTTCCCCAGCACTCAGGGCCGCGAGAAGTGGACGGCGCAGAGCAAGGTCCTGCCGCACGAACTGCGCGGCGACGCCGACACCCTTCCCGACATCGAGGCCTGGGACTCGCGCGGCCTGAAGGCCTTCCAGGAGGCCATGAAGGACCACCAGCACACCGAGGAACTCCGCCTCGGCTACGTCACGTTCACCCGCCCCCGCTCCCTGCTCCTCGGCTCCGGCCACTGGTGGGGCCCGTCCCAGAAGCGCCCGCGCGGGCCGTCCGACTTCCTCAAGGCCCTCCACGACCACTGCGTCGCCGGACACGGCGAGATCGAGGCCTGGGCCGACGAGCCCGAGGAGGACGCCGAGAACCCCGCCCTCCACGCGACGGCAGCCGACCACCACTGGCCCCTGCCGCTCGACAGCACGGCTCTGCTGCGCCGCCGCGCCGCCGCCGAGACCGTACTGGCCCACCTGGAGAGGGCCGCGTCGCACGAGGCCACACACCCGGGCGCCGCCCACGACCCGGACCCCCACTCGTCCGACCATCCGGACTGGCCACCTCCGCCGGACGAGGAAGAAGCCCGCTACGAGGACGACGCTTTCCCGGACGCTGTCCCCCACGAGGAGGACGGTCTCCCGGCGGACGTCTCCGAGGGCCTCCACGACGAGGACACCGGCGACTGGGACTCCTGGTCGTCGGACCGTCCCCCACGGGCCGCCCCCGCGCGCGCGGAGCACCCCGCTCCGCCCGAGCGCGCGCCTGCCGTGCCGCCCGCCCGCAGGCACCCTGCCGCATCCGGCCTCAGCCCCGAGGAAGCGCGCACCGTCGCCTCGTGGGACCGCGACCTGGACGCCCTCACCGGGGAACTCATGCGGGCGCGCGCGAAGGTCACCGACGTACCCCTGCCGGCGTCGCTGACCGCGTCGCAGCTGATGCGTCTGGCCGCCGATCCGGACGGCTTCGCGCAGGAGCTCGCCCGCCCCATGCCACGCCCCCCGCAGCCCGCGGCGCGCCGAGGTACCCGTTTCCACGCCTGGGTCGAGGCCCGCTTCGAAGAGCTGCGACTGCCCATGCTGGAGCCCGAGGAGCTGCCCGGCAGCGAGGCCGAGATCGCCGACGAGTTGGACCTGGAGGCCCTCAAGGAGGCCTTCGAACGCACCCCGTACGCGCGCCGCACGCCTCACCGCGTCGAGGAACCCTTCCAGCTCGGTATCGCCGGACGCGTCGTACGCGGTCGTATCGACGCCGTCTACCGGGAGAGCGACGGCGACGGGACGACGACGTACGAGATCGTCGACTGGAAGACCAGCCGCACCCGCACCGCCGACCCGCTTCAGCTCGCCATCTACCGGCTCGCCTGGGCCGAGCGGCAGGGCGTACCCCTGGAGTCGGTCGGGGCGGCCTTCCTGTACGTCCGCACGGGCGACGTCGTACGGCCCGAGGGCCTCCCCGACCGGGCCGCACTGGAACGGCTGCTCCTGGAGGAGCCCGGCGTCGACGGGAGATCGGATCCGGACACCGAAGGGCAGTAG
- a CDS encoding ATP-dependent helicase, whose translation MSSSFSTRRLSHPQVRQGSRGAYRLVRTPPARTDPPRLDAEQRGVVDHGAGPLLVLAGPGTGKTTTLVESVTARVARGADPARVLVLTFSRKAAVELRDRMALRMGAARAPQATTFHSFCYALIRAHQDSDLFVEPLRLLSGPEQDVAVRELLAGQPDLERLGLAHVRWPDELRACLTTRGFADEVRAVLARSRELGLAPEDLRAFAARIGRPDWLAASAFLAEYLDVLDLQGVLDYAELVHRAVLLAGRPGVAERLAAQYDAVYVDEYQDTDPAQVRLLRALAGGGRTLVAFGDPDQSIYTFRGADVNGILEFPAAFPRADGRRAPVAVLRNSRRSGAALLDATRLLTQRMPLTRLPAEKVRAHRELRPVRDGGRVEVYTYPTPGTELDNIADVLRRAHLEDGVPWSEMAVLVRAGARTIPSIRRALTAAGVPLEIDGDDLPLRHEPAVQPLLTALRAVARAELAEAASAASAQESDDSFDASGAQPSWLRTETALDLLASPLAGMDTADLRRLGRALREEERAGGNPVPPPSDELLKRALAEPERLVAHDPVYARGAQRLGMLLRKARERLAGGGTAEEALWDLWDGTPWPRRLERAARRGGAAGRNADRDLDAVCALFATAARAEERTGGLGALNFLAGIEAEDIAADTLTGRVVRRDAVRLMTAHRSKGLQWRLVVVAGVQEGLWPDLRRRGSLLEADRIGRDGLAEPLTPGALLAEERRLFYVAATRARERLVVTAVKAPADDGDQPSRFLTELGEEPKDVTGRPRRPLSVASLVAELRATTVDPRVSDPLREAAALRLARLAALSDEDGRPLVPSAHPYRWWGMFEPTESMVPLRNRDQPVVLSGSALDQLANTCALQWFLGREVKADAPATAAQGFGNVVHVLADEVASGRTPGDLDVLMERLDSVWNALAFDAPWKSEQEKQHARVALERFLKWHVMDRAGRAPVASEHDFDVTLEAGDYEVRIRGSMDRVEADTEGRAYVVDFKTGKQAVSSAEVTRHPQLAVYQLAVREGAVDEPFGGVRPEPGGAELVQLRQGAAKKSGGETVPKVQAQEPLEGEWVGDLLATAAGKVLDERFSPTAGQHCAHCAFRASCSARPEGRHVVE comes from the coding sequence GTGAGCTCCTCTTTCTCCACCAGGCGCCTGTCGCACCCCCAGGTGCGACAGGGGAGCCGTGGCGCTTACCGACTGGTGCGTACCCCACCGGCCCGGACGGACCCCCCTCGTCTGGACGCCGAGCAACGCGGCGTGGTTGACCACGGGGCCGGCCCTCTGCTCGTCCTCGCAGGTCCGGGCACCGGCAAGACGACCACCCTCGTCGAGTCCGTGACGGCGCGCGTCGCCCGAGGGGCCGACCCCGCGCGCGTGCTGGTCCTCACCTTCAGCCGGAAGGCGGCCGTGGAGCTGCGCGACCGGATGGCGCTGCGCATGGGCGCCGCACGCGCCCCACAGGCCACCACCTTCCACTCGTTCTGTTACGCCCTGATCCGCGCCCACCAGGACAGCGACCTGTTCGTCGAACCCCTGCGGCTGCTGTCCGGCCCCGAACAGGACGTGGCGGTCCGTGAACTGCTCGCGGGCCAGCCCGACCTGGAGCGTCTGGGCCTCGCACATGTGCGCTGGCCGGACGAACTGCGCGCCTGCCTGACCACACGCGGGTTCGCCGACGAGGTCCGCGCGGTCCTCGCCCGCAGCCGCGAACTGGGCCTGGCCCCCGAGGACCTGCGGGCCTTCGCCGCGCGCATCGGCCGCCCGGACTGGCTCGCGGCCTCCGCCTTCCTCGCCGAGTACCTCGACGTCCTCGACCTGCAAGGAGTGCTCGACTACGCGGAACTGGTCCACCGGGCCGTGCTCCTCGCAGGACGCCCCGGCGTCGCCGAGCGGCTGGCCGCCCAGTACGACGCGGTCTACGTGGACGAGTACCAGGACACGGACCCCGCTCAGGTACGGCTCCTGAGGGCCCTCGCGGGCGGCGGCCGCACGCTGGTGGCGTTCGGCGATCCCGACCAGTCGATCTACACCTTCCGGGGCGCCGACGTGAACGGCATTCTGGAGTTCCCGGCGGCCTTCCCCCGCGCGGACGGCCGCCGGGCGCCGGTCGCGGTCCTCAGGAACTCCCGCCGTTCGGGAGCGGCCCTGCTCGACGCCACCCGTCTGCTCACCCAGCGCATGCCCCTCACCCGACTCCCCGCCGAGAAGGTACGGGCCCACCGCGAGCTCAGGCCCGTACGGGACGGGGGGCGCGTCGAGGTCTACACGTACCCGACGCCGGGCACCGAGCTGGACAACATCGCGGACGTCCTGCGGCGGGCCCACCTGGAGGACGGCGTCCCCTGGAGCGAGATGGCCGTTCTGGTGCGCGCCGGCGCCCGCACGATCCCCTCCATCCGGCGCGCCCTCACCGCCGCCGGTGTCCCCCTGGAGATCGACGGCGACGACCTGCCCCTGCGCCACGAACCGGCCGTACAGCCCCTTCTGACGGCCCTGAGGGCGGTGGCGCGCGCGGAGCTGGCGGAGGCGGCCTCGGCAGCCTCGGCCCAGGAGTCCGACGACTCGTTCGACGCCTCCGGTGCGCAGCCCTCGTGGCTGCGCACCGAGACCGCGCTCGATCTCCTCGCCTCCCCCCTCGCGGGCATGGACACCGCCGATCTGCGACGCCTCGGCCGCGCGCTGCGCGAGGAGGAGCGGGCCGGCGGCAACCCCGTACCCCCGCCCTCGGACGAGCTGCTGAAACGAGCGCTGGCGGAGCCGGAGCGGCTGGTGGCGCACGACCCGGTGTACGCGCGGGGAGCGCAGCGCCTGGGCATGCTGCTGCGGAAGGCTCGCGAGCGCCTCGCCGGCGGCGGTACGGCCGAGGAGGCGCTGTGGGACCTGTGGGACGGCACCCCGTGGCCCAGGCGCCTGGAGCGTGCCGCCCGGCGCGGTGGCGCGGCCGGGCGCAACGCGGACCGTGACCTCGACGCCGTGTGCGCGCTGTTCGCCACGGCGGCGCGCGCGGAGGAGCGCACCGGTGGCCTCGGCGCTCTCAACTTCCTGGCCGGGATCGAGGCCGAGGACATCGCCGCCGACACACTCACCGGACGGGTCGTCCGCCGAGACGCCGTACGTCTGATGACCGCGCACCGCTCCAAGGGCCTTCAATGGCGCCTGGTCGTCGTCGCCGGTGTCCAGGAGGGCCTGTGGCCCGACCTGCGCCGTCGCGGCTCGCTCCTGGAGGCCGACCGCATCGGCCGCGACGGTCTCGCCGAACCGCTCACCCCTGGCGCTCTCCTCGCGGAGGAACGCCGTCTGTTCTACGTGGCCGCCACCCGCGCGCGTGAACGCCTCGTCGTCACCGCCGTGAAGGCCCCCGCCGACGACGGCGACCAGCCCTCCCGCTTCCTCACCGAACTAGGCGAGGAGCCCAAGGACGTCACCGGCCGACCCCGCCGTCCGCTGTCCGTGGCCTCCCTCGTCGCCGAACTGCGCGCCACGACGGTGGACCCGCGCGTGTCGGACCCCCTCCGCGAGGCCGCGGCCCTGCGCCTGGCCCGGCTGGCCGCGCTGAGCGACGAGGACGGCCGCCCGCTGGTGCCGTCGGCGCACCCGTACCGCTGGTGGGGCATGTTCGAGCCCACCGAGAGCATGGTGCCGCTCAGGAACCGCGACCAGCCCGTCGTGCTGTCCGGCAGCGCCCTCGACCAGCTCGCCAACACCTGCGCCCTGCAGTGGTTCCTGGGACGAGAGGTGAAGGCCGACGCGCCCGCGACCGCCGCCCAGGGCTTCGGCAACGTCGTCCACGTCCTCGCAGACGAGGTTGCCTCCGGCCGCACCCCCGGCGACCTCGACGTCCTCATGGAGCGCCTCGACTCCGTGTGGAACGCGCTCGCCTTCGACGCGCCCTGGAAGTCGGAGCAGGAGAAGCAGCACGCGCGCGTGGCGCTCGAACGCTTCCTGAAGTGGCACGTCATGGACCGCGCCGGGCGCGCGCCGGTGGCCAGCGAGCACGACTTCGACGTCACCCTCGAAGCAGGCGACTACGAGGTGCGCATCCGGGGCTCCATGGACCGCGTCGAGGCCGACACCGAGGGCCGCGCGTACGTCGTCGACTTCAAGACGGGCAAGCAGGCCGTGAGCTCCGCGGAGGTGACCCGCCATCCCCAGCTCGCCGTTTACCAGCTCGCGGTCCGCGAGGGGGCCGTCGACGAGCCCTTCGGAGGCGTACGCCCGGAACCGGGCGGCGCCGAACTCGTCCAGCTGCGGCAGGGCGCCGCCAAGAAGAGCGGCGGCGAGACCGTCCCCAAGGTGCAGGCCCAGGAGCCTCTTGAGGGGGAGTGGGTGGGGGACCTCCTGGCCACGGCCGCGGGCAAGGTCCTGGACGAACGGTTCTCCCCGACCGCGGGACAACACTGTGCACACTGTGCTTTCCGGGCGTCGTGCAGCGCCCGACCCGAGGGCCGTCACGTGGTCGAGTGA
- a CDS encoding MGMT family protein: MSEESLPVDALPEYAERVLEVTDLIPPGRVMTYGDVAEWLGEGGPRQVGRVMALYGGVVAWWRVVRADGVLLPGHELRALDRYRTEGTPLREASRTTEGHVPRVDMRRARWDGGERAEGHT, encoded by the coding sequence ATGAGCGAGGAGAGCCTTCCGGTGGACGCCCTGCCGGAGTACGCGGAGCGGGTCCTCGAGGTCACCGACCTGATCCCGCCAGGGCGGGTCATGACATACGGGGACGTCGCCGAGTGGCTGGGAGAGGGCGGCCCACGCCAGGTGGGCCGCGTGATGGCCCTCTACGGGGGCGTGGTCGCCTGGTGGCGGGTCGTCCGCGCCGACGGTGTCCTGCTGCCCGGCCACGAACTGAGAGCCCTGGACCGCTACCGCACGGAGGGCACCCCCCTGCGCGAGGCGAGCCGCACCACCGAGGGCCATGTGCCGCGCGTCGACATGAGACGGGCGCGCTGGGACGGCGGCGAACGCGCGGAGGGTCACACCTGA
- a CDS encoding YbhN family protein, with translation MKQQSVHPDDAAGTSDASSRPDTAEEGDKGAENVSRKAPGSTPPAAETASPKTHENEKHQEERDEDDPEEAHAEEVEGDEPLLPARVHRPSDLMRLAVGVLGIIVLLAIAAFAHGTTSGLEQDINKGTGQAPDLLIKLAGLGSSIAILLVPVAFAIERLIKRDGLRIADGVLAAVLAHGVTLATDLWVARAAPGSIQEALTQPSPGDIHALTDPVHGYLAPVIAYMTAVGMSRRPRWRSVLWIVLLLDAFSMLVTGYTTPFSIILTVLIGWTVAYGTLYAVGSPNVRPTGRTLMAGLRRVGFKPVSAAREEIPDTAEGGDRGRRYFVTLEDGPPLDVTVVDREQQAQGFFYRVWRRLTLRGITTRRSLQSLRQALEQEALLAYAAIAAGANAPKLIATSELGPDAVMLVYEHTGGRTLDSLADDEVTDELMADTWQQVKALQSRRIAHRRLVGDAVLVDRSRTVILTDLRVGEIAAGDLVLRMDVSQLLTTLGLRVGAERAVASAVSVLGPDAVADCLPMLQPIALSRSTRATLRRLARERAEREREAVLEASHLAKQARAEEHVKATEPGRADKKAVRAEQRAEKRAIDDALEEAREEDLLTQIRHQVLLIRPQAPVEPARLERVKPRTLISLIAGAIGAYFLLTQLTHIEFGLLIENAEWGWVAAAVFFSALSYVAAAMSLLGFVPERVPFLRTIGAQVAGSFVKIVAPAAVGGVALNTRFLQRAGVRPGLAVASVGASQLFGLGCHILMLLAFGYLTGTEKTPSLSPSRTVIAGLLTVAVLVLVVTSIPFLRKFVVTRVRSLFAGVVPRMLDVLQRPQKLVTGIGGMLLLTGCFVMCLDASIRAFGNEDVSISIASVAVVFLAGNALGSAAPTPGGVGAVEATLTVGLIAVGLPKEVAAPAVLLFRLLTLWLPVLPGWLAFNHLSRKGAL, from the coding sequence ATGAAGCAGCAGAGCGTGCACCCCGATGACGCGGCGGGCACCTCTGACGCCTCGTCGCGCCCGGACACCGCCGAGGAAGGCGACAAGGGCGCCGAAAACGTCTCGAGGAAGGCGCCCGGCTCTACTCCGCCCGCGGCCGAAACAGCCTCCCCCAAGACTCACGAGAACGAGAAGCATCAGGAAGAGCGGGACGAGGACGACCCGGAGGAGGCACACGCCGAGGAGGTCGAGGGCGACGAACCGTTGCTCCCCGCGCGCGTGCACCGTCCTTCCGACCTCATGCGGCTGGCGGTCGGCGTCCTCGGGATCATCGTCCTGCTGGCGATCGCCGCGTTCGCCCACGGCACCACCTCCGGCCTCGAACAGGACATCAACAAGGGCACGGGACAGGCGCCTGATCTCCTGATCAAGCTCGCGGGCCTCGGGTCGAGCATCGCGATCCTGCTGGTGCCGGTCGCCTTCGCGATCGAACGGCTGATCAAACGGGACGGGCTGCGCATCGCCGACGGCGTGCTCGCGGCGGTCCTTGCGCACGGAGTGACGCTGGCGACCGACCTGTGGGTCGCCAGGGCCGCCCCCGGCTCGATCCAGGAAGCACTCACCCAGCCCTCACCCGGCGACATCCACGCCCTCACCGACCCCGTGCACGGCTATCTCGCGCCGGTCATCGCGTACATGACCGCCGTCGGCATGTCACGCAGACCGCGCTGGCGGTCCGTGCTGTGGATCGTGCTGCTGCTGGACGCCTTCTCGATGCTGGTCACCGGCTACACGACACCGTTCTCGATCATCCTGACGGTGCTGATCGGCTGGACCGTCGCCTACGGAACGCTGTACGCGGTCGGATCCCCGAACGTACGCCCGACCGGCCGGACCCTGATGGCCGGCCTCAGGCGGGTCGGATTCAAGCCTGTGAGCGCGGCCCGCGAGGAAATTCCGGACACCGCCGAGGGCGGGGACCGGGGCCGCCGGTACTTCGTGACGCTGGAGGACGGCCCTCCCCTGGACGTCACCGTCGTCGACCGGGAGCAGCAGGCACAGGGCTTCTTCTACCGCGTCTGGCGGCGGCTGACGCTGCGCGGCATCACCACCCGCCGCAGCCTCCAGTCGCTGCGCCAGGCGCTGGAGCAGGAGGCCCTCCTCGCGTACGCGGCCATCGCTGCCGGCGCCAACGCGCCCAAGCTGATCGCGACCTCGGAACTCGGACCGGACGCCGTGATGCTCGTCTACGAGCACACCGGTGGCCGCACCCTGGACTCCCTGGCGGACGACGAGGTCACCGACGAGCTGATGGCGGACACCTGGCAGCAGGTGAAGGCACTGCAGTCGCGGCGCATCGCGCACCGCAGGCTGGTGGGCGACGCGGTTCTGGTGGATCGTTCCCGCACAGTGATCCTGACCGATCTGCGCGTCGGCGAGATCGCGGCCGGCGACCTGGTGCTGCGCATGGACGTCTCCCAACTGCTGACGACCTTGGGCCTGCGTGTGGGCGCCGAACGCGCGGTGGCGTCGGCGGTGAGCGTGCTCGGCCCCGACGCGGTGGCCGACTGCCTGCCGATGTTGCAGCCCATCGCACTCTCGCGCTCCACGCGCGCGACCCTGCGCAGACTGGCCCGGGAGCGCGCCGAACGCGAGCGCGAGGCGGTCCTGGAGGCGTCCCACCTGGCCAAGCAGGCCCGCGCGGAGGAGCACGTCAAGGCCACCGAGCCCGGCAGGGCCGACAAGAAGGCCGTGCGGGCCGAGCAGCGGGCCGAGAAGCGGGCGATCGACGATGCTCTGGAGGAGGCCCGCGAGGAGGACCTGCTCACCCAGATCCGCCATCAGGTGCTGCTGATCAGGCCCCAGGCACCGGTCGAACCGGCCCGGCTGGAGCGGGTCAAGCCGCGCACCCTGATCAGCCTCATCGCCGGCGCGATCGGCGCGTACTTCCTGCTGACCCAGCTCACCCACATCGAGTTCGGGCTGCTCATCGAGAACGCCGAGTGGGGCTGGGTCGCCGCGGCCGTGTTCTTCTCCGCGCTCAGCTATGTCGCGGCGGCGATGAGCCTGCTGGGCTTCGTGCCTGAGCGCGTGCCGTTCCTGCGGACGATCGGAGCGCAGGTCGCCGGGTCGTTCGTGAAGATCGTGGCGCCGGCGGCGGTCGGCGGTGTGGCACTCAACACACGTTTCCTGCAGCGTGCGGGGGTGCGGCCGGGGCTCGCGGTGGCGAGTGTCGGCGCGTCGCAGCTCTTCGGGCTCGGCTGCCACATCCTGATGCTGCTCGCCTTCGGTTATCTGACCGGTACCGAGAAGACGCCGTCCCTGTCGCCGTCCCGCACCGTCATCGCGGGCCTGTTGACGGTCGCGGTGCTCGTCCTGGTGGTGACGTCGATCCCGTTCCTGCGCAAGTTCGTCGTCACGCGCGTGCGGTCGCTCTTCGCAGGTGTCGTGCCGCGCATGCTCGACGTGCTGCAGCGGCCGCAGAAGCTGGTCACCGGCATCGGCGGCATGCTGCTCCTCACCGGCTGCTTCGTGATGTGCCTGGACGCCTCGATCCGCGCCTTCGGCAACGAGGACGTCTCGATCAGCATCGCCAGCGTCGCCGTCGTCTTCCTCGCCGGCAACGCGCTGGGTTCCGCGGCGCCGACCCCGGGCGGTGTGGGCGCGGTCGAGGCCACCCTGACGGTGGGCCTGATCGCGGTCGGCCTCCCCAAGGAGGTCGCCGCGCCCGCGGTGCTGCTGTTCCGCCTGCTGACGTTGTGGCTGCCGGTGCTGCCGGGATGGCTGGCCTTCAACCATCTGTCACGGAAGGGCGCGCTCTAG